In one Alphaproteobacteria bacterium genomic region, the following are encoded:
- a CDS encoding amidohydrolase family protein has translation MADNSFGGWGGSGGGAPRNPEIVFSNVRILDGTGEKPYSGEVTVSGNRIKSISRSGAGGFGWNSQSNGGTQRIDGRGMTLMPGLIDAHLHLSWNNAPGINPIQMMPVEEHMLNCVYMAKLLLDAGFTAGYGAAAAKPRLDVVIRDAIRAGKVPGPRYTAAGPELTSVGGLGDASLPHIPHEGLNLGIVVSGPEDMRRKVRELMKWGVDTIKINLSGEEITGMGAEENQFSDEEIRVAVEEAKGRHRRLAAHARSKESIQRCVKFGIDIIYHASFTDEQTLDMLEANKDKHFVAPGLAWLINTARNAAEYGIKPGTPMTEAYERELEHAVESMRKMRERGIRVLIGGDYGFAWTPHGTNAKDLEYFVDLVGMSPIEAIQAGTKLGGEIMGMGHELGMIKEGYLADMLLVDGDPSTDVRVLQDHKRIVAIMQDGAFHKAPSAQTVGMRY, from the coding sequence ATGGCTGACAACAGTTTCGGAGGCTGGGGCGGATCCGGCGGCGGCGCGCCGCGCAACCCGGAGATCGTCTTCAGCAATGTCCGCATTCTGGACGGCACCGGCGAGAAGCCCTATTCGGGCGAGGTCACCGTTTCGGGCAACCGGATCAAGTCGATCTCGCGATCCGGCGCCGGCGGTTTCGGTTGGAACAGCCAGAGCAATGGCGGCACTCAGCGCATCGACGGTCGGGGCATGACCCTGATGCCCGGCCTGATCGACGCACATCTGCATCTCAGCTGGAACAATGCGCCAGGCATCAACCCGATCCAGATGATGCCGGTCGAGGAGCACATGCTGAACTGCGTCTATATGGCGAAGCTGCTGCTGGATGCCGGGTTTACGGCCGGATATGGCGCGGCAGCCGCAAAGCCGCGCCTGGACGTGGTAATCCGCGACGCCATCCGGGCGGGCAAGGTGCCGGGGCCGCGCTACACCGCCGCCGGTCCGGAGCTGACGTCAGTCGGCGGGCTGGGCGATGCGTCCCTGCCGCATATCCCGCATGAAGGTTTGAACCTGGGTATCGTGGTTTCCGGGCCGGAAGACATGCGTCGCAAGGTACGGGAACTGATGAAATGGGGCGTCGACACGATCAAGATCAACCTGTCCGGTGAGGAAATCACCGGCATGGGCGCCGAGGAAAACCAGTTCAGCGACGAGGAAATCCGCGTCGCGGTCGAGGAAGCGAAGGGTCGTCACCGCCGTCTCGCAGCCCATGCCCGGTCCAAGGAATCCATTCAGCGCTGCGTGAAATTCGGCATCGACATCATCTACCACGCCTCCTTCACCGACGAACAGACGCTCGACATGCTGGAGGCCAACAAGGACAAGCATTTCGTGGCACCCGGCCTCGCCTGGCTGATCAACACGGCGCGCAACGCCGCAGAATACGGCATCAAGCCCGGCACGCCGATGACCGAAGCCTACGAACGGGAACTGGAACACGCGGTCGAATCCATGCGCAAGATGCGCGAACGCGGGATTCGGGTCCTGATCGGCGGAGACTACGGTTTCGCGTGGACACCGCACGGCACGAACGCGAAGGACCTGGAATACTTCGTGGATCTGGTCGGCATGTCCCCGATCGAGGCGATCCAGGCCGGCACCAAGCTGGGCGGCGAGATCATGGGCATGGGCCATGAACTCGGCATGATCAAGGAAGGCTATCTGGCGGACATGCTGTTGGTCGACGGAGATCCCAGCACGGATGTGCGCGTCCTCCAGGACCACAAACGCATTGTGGCAATCATGCAGGACGGCGCCTTTCACAAGGCGCCGTCCGCACAAACCGTTGGGATGAGGTACTAG
- a CDS encoding RidA family protein: MSDIKRIKPGTRMSQAVIHNGVVYLAGQVGTPGADIQTQARTALESVDALLAEAGTDKTRLLQATIWLADMKDFAAANEVWDAWVAPGNPPTRACGEAKLATPEYLYEVIIVAALP, encoded by the coding sequence ATGAGCGATATCAAACGCATCAAACCCGGCACCCGGATGAGCCAGGCCGTTATTCACAATGGTGTGGTCTATCTGGCGGGGCAGGTCGGCACCCCAGGCGCCGACATTCAGACCCAGGCCCGCACCGCGCTGGAAAGTGTGGACGCCCTGCTGGCCGAAGCCGGCACGGATAAGACCCGCCTGCTGCAGGCCACCATATGGCTGGCCGACATGAAGGACTTTGCGGCGGCGAACGAGGTCTGGGACGCCTGGGTCGCCCCCGGCAATCCCCCGACCCGCGCCTGCGGCGAGGCAAAGCTGGCGACGCCGGAATACCTCTATGAGGTCATCATCGTCGCCGCCCTGCCGTAA
- a CDS encoding FAD-dependent oxidoreductase, with product MTERSDVLVIGGGIAGIGAGAMIAADASVRVLESEDAIGRHATGRSAAIFILNYGNATLRALNAASEPVFENPEGITDSTVLTERGEMLVATEDELPDLEAYLDGAEGIERLTAREAVDLCPILRKESIAGAAIERDARDIDVDRLFQGYARLLKARGGNVHCDAKVARIERAGGVWRVATATGDFEAPILINAAGAWADTVAGLAGVTPVGLTPYRRSAAILPPPDGMNITRWPLVASASEQWYAKPEAGMLMVSPAEEDPVEPHDAWADEMVLAEGLFRFEQAVTMEVTRVVRNWAGLRTFAPDRTPVVGFDPEAEGFFWLAGQGGYGIQTAPALSQLAADMCNGRTPSLAAETVAALSPRRFRAN from the coding sequence ATGACGGAACGCAGCGATGTCTTGGTAATCGGCGGCGGGATCGCCGGGATCGGCGCGGGGGCGATGATTGCCGCCGACGCGTCGGTGCGGGTCCTGGAGAGTGAGGACGCGATCGGGCGCCATGCCACCGGCCGCTCCGCCGCGATCTTCATCCTGAATTACGGCAATGCGACCCTTCGTGCCCTGAATGCCGCTTCGGAGCCGGTCTTTGAAAATCCGGAAGGTATCACCGACAGCACGGTCCTGACCGAACGCGGGGAAATGCTGGTGGCAACCGAGGACGAATTGCCGGATCTTGAGGCCTATCTGGACGGGGCGGAGGGTATAGAGCGGCTGACCGCCCGGGAGGCGGTGGATCTGTGTCCAATCCTTCGAAAGGAAAGCATCGCCGGCGCCGCCATCGAGCGGGATGCCCGCGATATCGACGTCGACCGACTGTTCCAGGGATACGCCCGCCTTCTGAAGGCGCGGGGCGGCAACGTCCACTGCGACGCCAAAGTGGCAAGGATCGAGCGCGCGGGCGGTGTCTGGCGTGTCGCGACGGCGACCGGTGATTTTGAAGCGCCGATCCTGATCAATGCCGCGGGCGCATGGGCCGATACTGTCGCCGGGCTGGCTGGCGTGACGCCGGTCGGTCTGACGCCGTATCGACGTTCCGCCGCGATTCTACCGCCGCCGGACGGGATGAATATCACCCGTTGGCCGTTGGTCGCCAGCGCGTCGGAACAGTGGTACGCCAAGCCGGAGGCCGGGATGCTGATGGTGTCGCCCGCCGAAGAGGATCCGGTCGAGCCGCACGATGCCTGGGCGGATGAGATGGTATTGGCCGAGGGTCTGTTCCGCTTCGAACAAGCTGTCACGATGGAAGTGACCAGGGTCGTCCGCAACTGGGCGGGCCTGCGGACTTTTGCGCCCGACCGCACCCCGGTTGTCGGATTCGATCCCGAGGCCGAAGGATTTTTCTGGCTCGCGGGGCAGGGGGGATATGGTATCCAGACCGCGCCCGCGCTGTCGCAACTGGCGGCGGATATGTGCAATGGACGAACGCCTTCCCTGGCCGCAGAAACGGTCGCGGCTCTGTCGCCCCGCCGGTTCCGAGCCAACTGA
- a CDS encoding histone deacetylase family protein, with amino-acid sequence MKVYYHDDQTLHDPQMFLVSGAPQPSPEKPARATRLLESARTAGLSQIAPEDYGLGPIARVHTPEYIAFLSGIYERWQRIDGASPEVIPNIHPDRRDGSYPASAVGQAGYHQADTACPIGPKSWQSIYWSANCAVGAARAVRDGEGAAYALCRPPGHHAFKDLAGGFCFVNNSAVAAAELLTRMERVAILDVDLHHGNGTQGIFYERADVLTVSIHADPVRFYPFFWGHADERGAGPGLSYNLNLPIPRGTADAEYMPVLDQAVARIEAFAPDAIVVALGLDGYEGDPFGGLSISTDGFAKIGAKVATLGKPTVLVQEGGYLCDELGLNLESFLDGYTNG; translated from the coding sequence ATGAAAGTTTACTATCACGACGACCAGACCCTTCATGATCCTCAGATGTTTCTGGTCAGCGGGGCGCCGCAGCCCAGTCCGGAAAAGCCCGCACGGGCGACACGTCTGCTGGAAAGCGCCAGGACGGCGGGGTTGAGCCAGATCGCCCCGGAAGATTACGGGCTGGGCCCGATCGCGCGCGTTCACACACCGGAATACATCGCCTTCCTGTCCGGGATATATGAGCGTTGGCAACGGATCGACGGCGCATCGCCTGAAGTCATCCCGAACATCCACCCCGATCGCCGGGACGGATCCTATCCCGCCTCCGCTGTCGGGCAGGCCGGCTATCACCAGGCGGACACGGCGTGTCCCATCGGACCGAAAAGCTGGCAGTCGATCTATTGGAGCGCAAATTGCGCTGTCGGTGCGGCGCGGGCCGTGAGGGATGGAGAGGGGGCTGCCTATGCCCTGTGCCGTCCGCCCGGGCATCACGCCTTCAAGGACCTGGCAGGCGGTTTCTGCTTTGTGAACAATTCCGCCGTCGCCGCCGCCGAACTGCTGACCCGGATGGAACGGGTCGCGATTCTGGATGTCGACCTGCATCATGGCAACGGAACGCAGGGCATATTCTATGAGCGGGCGGATGTCCTGACCGTTTCGATCCATGCCGATCCGGTCCGGTTCTATCCGTTCTTCTGGGGGCATGCGGATGAACGCGGTGCGGGGCCGGGGCTGAGCTATAACCTGAACCTGCCGATCCCGCGTGGGACCGCGGATGCTGAATACATGCCGGTTCTCGACCAGGCCGTCGCGCGGATAGAAGCTTTCGCGCCGGATGCCATCGTCGTGGCACTGGGCCTGGACGGTTATGAAGGCGACCCGTTCGGCGGATTGAGCATCTCCACAGACGGTTTCGCGAAGATCGGGGCAAAGGTCGCAACGCTGGGCAAACCCACCGTTCTGGTTCAGGAAGGTGGCTATCTGTGCGATGAGTTGGGGTTGAACCTGGAAAGCTTTTTGGACGGATACACCAACGGATGA
- a CDS encoding 3-keto-5-aminohexanoate cleavage protein, with product MARSVIITCAVTGSVHTPSMSPHLPVTPDEIAQHAIGAAEAGASILHLHARDPQDGRPSPDPELFGAFLPRIKQACDAVVNITTGGGATMTVEERMAAALTHAPEMCSLNMGSMNFGLYPALDRIQEFRHDWEEPFLESTRDFIFKNTFRDIETALDRLGTGMGVRFEFECYDVGHLYTLKHFVDRGLVRAPFFIQFVLGVLGGIGPERENLVFMKQTADRLFGTDYEFSVLGAGRHQMPLAAVSLSLGGNVRVGLEDSLSIGPGKLAEWNADQVRQVRKIAEGLSLEIATPKEARARLDLKGGDRVAF from the coding sequence ATGGCCCGTTCCGTCATCATTACCTGCGCGGTCACCGGCTCGGTCCATACGCCCAGCATGTCGCCGCATTTGCCTGTCACCCCGGATGAAATCGCCCAGCACGCCATCGGCGCAGCGGAGGCCGGCGCGTCGATCCTGCATCTGCACGCCCGCGACCCGCAGGACGGACGACCCAGCCCGGATCCCGAACTGTTCGGCGCCTTCCTGCCGCGCATCAAGCAGGCATGCGACGCGGTGGTGAACATCACCACCGGTGGTGGGGCGACCATGACGGTGGAGGAACGCATGGCGGCCGCACTGACCCATGCGCCCGAGATGTGCTCGCTGAACATGGGGTCGATGAATTTCGGCCTGTACCCCGCCCTGGATCGTATCCAGGAGTTTCGTCATGACTGGGAAGAGCCCTTCCTGGAATCCACCCGTGACTTCATCTTCAAGAACACGTTCCGCGACATCGAAACGGCGCTGGATCGTCTGGGCACCGGAATGGGCGTGCGGTTCGAGTTCGAATGCTACGACGTTGGCCACCTCTATACGCTGAAACATTTCGTGGACCGGGGGCTGGTTCGGGCGCCATTCTTCATCCAGTTCGTGTTGGGCGTACTGGGCGGGATAGGACCTGAACGTGAGAACCTGGTCTTCATGAAGCAGACCGCCGACCGCCTGTTCGGGACGGATTACGAGTTTTCCGTTCTGGGCGCCGGCCGACACCAGATGCCGCTGGCCGCGGTTTCGCTGTCGCTCGGCGGCAATGTTCGGGTCGGGCTGGAGGACAGCCTGTCCATCGGCCCCGGCAAGCTGGCGGAATGGAATGCCGATCAGGTGCGTCAGGTGCGCAAGATTGCCGAAGGCCTGTCCCTGGAGATCGCCACACCGAAAGAGGCCCGCGCGCGCCTCGACCTGAAGGGCGGCGACCGGGTCGCCTTCTGA
- a CDS encoding aspartate aminotransferase family protein translates to MSEPLARPPSHLFYQSRQRRPMLDRGEGVYLYDTDGKAYLDGSSGAMVANIGHSNPNVLEAMRRQMEKATFGYRLHFENEPAEKLAARTAQYMPDGLDRVFFVSGGSEAVESCIKLARQYTIAVGEPQRWKVISRFPSYHGSTLGALSLTGMATMSAPFAPMMREMPKIPAPTCYLDRDNLSDADRGVRYANMLRDRILQEGPETVLAFIVEPIGGASTGALVAPDSYLPRIREICDEFGILLIYDEVMTGAGRTGRFLGADHWPDAKPDIVALSKGFAAGYAPLGAMVADRKLVEPVLDSGGFIHGYTYAGNPLACAAGLAVLDEIERQGLVCNAEIMGAKLKEGLEGLMQRYSFIGDVRGKGLLLAFELVADRATMAPLPTALNAHVELVEEAYKRGLIIYSRRTRGGIAGDHFLVCPPMIMDDSHLSEILSKLDDAITAFAARAGLDGGT, encoded by the coding sequence ATGAGCGAACCCCTGGCGCGACCGCCGTCGCATCTTTTCTATCAAAGCCGACAGCGCCGGCCGATGCTGGATCGGGGCGAAGGCGTCTATCTCTATGACACGGACGGCAAGGCGTATCTGGATGGGTCCAGCGGAGCCATGGTCGCCAATATCGGTCATTCCAACCCGAATGTCCTGGAGGCCATGCGCCGCCAGATGGAAAAGGCGACCTTCGGCTATCGTCTGCATTTCGAGAACGAGCCGGCAGAGAAGCTGGCCGCCCGTACTGCGCAGTACATGCCCGACGGTCTGGATCGCGTGTTCTTCGTATCCGGCGGGTCGGAAGCGGTGGAAAGCTGTATCAAACTGGCCCGGCAATACACGATTGCCGTCGGCGAGCCGCAGCGCTGGAAAGTGATTTCGCGTTTCCCGTCCTATCATGGCTCGACCCTGGGGGCGCTGTCGCTGACCGGCATGGCCACCATGTCGGCCCCCTTCGCGCCGATGATGCGGGAGATGCCGAAGATTCCGGCGCCGACCTGCTATCTGGATCGGGACAATCTGTCGGACGCGGATCGCGGGGTGCGCTATGCCAACATGCTGCGCGACCGCATCCTGCAGGAAGGGCCGGAAACGGTCCTGGCATTCATTGTCGAACCGATCGGTGGGGCGTCGACCGGGGCGCTGGTGGCGCCCGACAGCTACCTGCCGCGCATTCGCGAAATCTGCGACGAGTTCGGCATTCTGCTGATCTATGACGAGGTCATGACCGGTGCCGGTCGCACCGGGCGTTTCCTGGGGGCTGATCACTGGCCGGATGCGAAGCCGGACATCGTTGCACTGTCCAAAGGGTTCGCCGCGGGCTATGCGCCGCTCGGGGCGATGGTAGCAGATCGGAAGCTGGTCGAGCCGGTCCTGGATTCCGGCGGTTTCATCCATGGCTATACCTATGCCGGCAACCCGCTTGCCTGTGCCGCAGGGCTGGCCGTGCTGGACGAGATTGAGCGTCAGGGGCTCGTGTGCAATGCCGAGATCATGGGCGCCAAGCTGAAAGAGGGCCTGGAAGGCCTGATGCAGCGGTATTCCTTCATCGGCGATGTTCGGGGCAAGGGGCTGCTGCTGGCCTTTGAACTGGTTGCGGACCGCGCCACGATGGCGCCGCTTCCCACCGCACTGAACGCCCATGTTGAATTGGTTGAGGAAGCCTATAAGCGCGGTCTGATCATCTATTCGCGGCGCACCCGTGGCGGCATCGCCGGTGATCATTTCCTGGTCTGCCCGCCGATGATCATGGATGACAGTCACCTCTCGGAAATCCTGTCAAAGCTGGATGACGCCATCACGGCATTTGCGGCAAGGGCCGGACTGGACGGCGGCACGTAA
- a CDS encoding ABC transporter ATP-binding protein — MGDGTQTAVDLQGVVKRYGTFTAVHRTDLEIPEGSFLTLLGPSGCGKTTTLRMIAGLTSITEGEIQIKGRRVNDLPIHKRNLGIVFQNYALFPHKTVFENVAFGLKYRGVARDEAAKRVKDALELVQLPQMADRMPSQLSGGQQQRIALARAIVVQPDVLLLDEPLSALDANLREDMRIELKRIQDTLGITTVFVTHDQSEALAMSDQIVVMSAGHVEQVGTPEEVYNRPASEFVASFLGNSNIVAASVTGVDGGVARLDVDGLGPILASVTGDQTLSAGQKVKLSIRAEKLALSDTAEAGADATVLDARVTTVDYQGQVARYFLDAGGRQLQAINQIDEHPLSEGKQVSVRIRARDCVVLPV, encoded by the coding sequence GTGGGCGACGGAACGCAAACGGCGGTGGATCTGCAAGGCGTGGTAAAGCGCTATGGCACATTCACGGCGGTGCACAGGACGGATCTTGAGATACCGGAGGGATCGTTTCTGACCCTTCTGGGCCCGTCGGGCTGCGGCAAGACAACGACCCTGCGGATGATTGCGGGACTGACCTCGATCACCGAGGGCGAGATCCAAATCAAGGGTCGACGGGTCAACGACCTTCCCATTCACAAGCGCAATCTGGGCATCGTGTTTCAGAACTATGCCCTGTTTCCGCACAAGACGGTCTTCGAGAACGTCGCCTTTGGTCTGAAATATCGCGGCGTCGCACGGGACGAGGCGGCCAAGCGGGTCAAGGACGCGCTGGAACTGGTACAATTGCCTCAGATGGCGGACCGTATGCCCAGCCAACTTTCCGGCGGGCAGCAGCAGCGTATCGCGCTGGCCCGCGCTATCGTCGTGCAGCCGGATGTGCTGCTTCTGGACGAGCCGTTGTCGGCGCTGGACGCCAATCTGCGCGAGGATATGCGCATTGAGTTGAAGCGCATTCAGGACACCTTGGGCATCACGACGGTCTTCGTCACCCATGACCAGTCCGAAGCCCTCGCCATGTCCGATCAGATCGTGGTCATGAGCGCCGGCCATGTCGAACAGGTCGGCACGCCGGAAGAGGTCTATAATCGTCCGGCCTCGGAGTTCGTCGCCAGTTTCCTGGGTAATTCCAACATTGTCGCCGCCTCCGTGACCGGCGTCGACGGCGGTGTGGCGAGACTGGATGTCGACGGTCTGGGGCCCATCCTGGCCAGCGTGACGGGGGATCAGACCCTGAGCGCCGGCCAGAAGGTCAAGCTGTCGATCCGCGCCGAGAAACTGGCACTGAGCGATACGGCCGAAGCCGGGGCGGATGCGACGGTTCTGGACGCCCGCGTCACCACGGTGGATTATCAGGGGCAGGTCGCCCGGTACTTCCTGGATGCAGGTGGACGGCAGCTTCAGGCGATCAACCAGATCGACGAGCATCCGCTGAGCGAAGGCAAGCAGGTTTCAGTCCGGATACGGGCGCGCGATTGCGTCGTCCTGCCGGTATAG
- a CDS encoding extracellular solute-binding protein: MDTTKRYERLLERYRNGDLERRTFLGLLGAAAVTAGVTGLPVSKLTRHAMAAKPDQVRFDGWGGVVSEAFREHAFKAYTAKTGIEVVDGTFGGADEYISRVKASQPGEFNIAHLSGVFDYVRYHNLELSTELNEDNIPNLKNVITALQDVLRNVTGGTLSAVPYDYGTTSLAYNRKYISDEEMKEKGAKLLIDPAYKGKIGGWGEWKTRIWYGALQTDQNPNAIEDMDAVWDAIREHRDLALKYWASGAELMSLLAEEEIYVTEGWSGRIKALQDEGHDIGYYDPPGGLGWQECLFVLKGSPMEACEELLNFMLEPDVAIAVAEGQNYPPALDPTKVKLSDKVAALPAFDPTGTLSGLNFFDPPYWNSNEAEWSKTFGRVQKGY; encoded by the coding sequence ATGGATACGACGAAACGTTATGAACGCCTGCTGGAGCGGTACCGCAACGGGGATCTGGAACGCCGCACCTTCCTGGGCCTGCTGGGCGCCGCGGCCGTGACGGCCGGCGTGACTGGCCTGCCGGTATCGAAACTGACACGCCACGCGATGGCCGCGAAGCCGGACCAGGTCCGCTTCGACGGCTGGGGCGGTGTCGTCTCGGAGGCGTTCCGCGAGCATGCCTTCAAGGCCTATACCGCGAAGACCGGCATCGAGGTCGTCGACGGTACCTTCGGCGGTGCCGACGAATACATCTCCCGCGTCAAGGCCAGCCAGCCGGGCGAATTCAATATCGCCCACTTGTCCGGCGTCTTCGACTATGTGCGATATCACAATCTGGAACTGTCGACGGAACTGAACGAAGACAACATTCCCAACCTGAAGAACGTCATCACGGCGCTGCAGGATGTTCTGCGCAATGTTACCGGCGGCACGCTGTCGGCGGTGCCCTACGATTACGGCACGACCAGCTTGGCCTATAACCGCAAGTACATCTCCGATGAGGAGATGAAGGAGAAGGGCGCGAAGCTGCTGATCGATCCGGCATACAAGGGCAAGATCGGCGGTTGGGGTGAATGGAAGACGCGCATCTGGTACGGCGCGCTGCAGACCGATCAGAACCCGAATGCCATCGAAGACATGGATGCCGTCTGGGACGCGATCCGCGAGCACCGCGATCTGGCGCTGAAGTACTGGGCATCCGGCGCCGAACTGATGAGCCTGCTGGCGGAAGAGGAAATCTACGTCACCGAGGGCTGGTCCGGTCGCATCAAGGCGCTGCAGGACGAGGGCCACGATATCGGCTACTACGATCCGCCGGGCGGTCTGGGCTGGCAGGAATGCCTGTTCGTGCTGAAAGGCAGCCCGATGGAAGCTTGCGAAGAGCTTCTGAACTTCATGCTGGAGCCGGACGTCGCGATCGCCGTGGCCGAGGGGCAGAACTACCCGCCGGCGCTCGATCCGACGAAGGTGAAGCTCAGCGACAAGGTCGCCGCGCTGCCGGCCTTCGATCCGACGGGCACACTGTCGGGTCTGAACTTTTTCGATCCGCCGTACTGGAACTCGAACGAAGCCGAATGGTCGAAGACCTTCGGTCGGGTCCAGAAGGGCTACTGA
- a CDS encoding ABC transporter permease translates to MFTSWNLIRLGTALIYLFMFAPVAVVVLLSFNANQFGSFPMEGLSLRWFVELWENQAIVRAFQTSLLLGALTAVISTTLGVLASLAMVRYDFPGKTLIATALIAPILVPEVVLAVALLLFLGAMGVPKSFPLLLAGHVIFTLPFVILVVQARLVAVRRDYEEAAMSLGAGPIETFFQITLPLILPAVLAGGLFAFTISFDDITGTLFWKPGGVETVPTQIFAMLRNSISPEINALGTVMIIVTVALPLLGAAAARRLGRKQRG, encoded by the coding sequence ATGTTCACCAGCTGGAACCTGATCCGTCTCGGCACCGCGCTGATCTATCTCTTCATGTTCGCGCCTGTCGCCGTCGTTGTCCTGCTGTCGTTCAATGCGAACCAGTTCGGTTCCTTCCCGATGGAGGGGCTCAGCCTGCGCTGGTTCGTGGAGTTGTGGGAGAACCAGGCCATCGTCCGGGCTTTCCAGACCTCGCTGTTGCTGGGCGCGCTGACCGCGGTCATTTCGACGACCCTGGGCGTCCTCGCCTCGCTGGCCATGGTGCGTTACGACTTCCCGGGCAAGACGCTGATCGCCACCGCGCTGATCGCGCCGATCCTGGTGCCGGAAGTCGTGCTGGCAGTCGCGCTGCTGCTGTTCCTGGGCGCCATGGGGGTGCCGAAGAGTTTCCCGCTGCTGCTGGCCGGCCATGTCATTTTCACGCTGCCCTTCGTCATTCTGGTCGTGCAGGCACGGCTGGTCGCGGTGCGGCGCGACTATGAAGAGGCGGCGATGAGCCTCGGGGCCGGGCCGATCGAGACCTTCTTCCAGATCACCTTGCCGCTGATCCTGCCGGCTGTGCTGGCGGGGGGACTGTTTGCCTTCACCATTTCCTTTGACGACATCACCGGAACGCTGTTCTGGAAGCCGGGCGGGGTGGAGACGGTGCCGACGCAGATTTTCGCCATGCTGCGCAATTCAATTTCGCCGGAGATCAACGCCCTGGGGACCGTGATGATCATCGTCACCGTCGCCCTGCCGCTCCTGGGGGCCGCCGCTGCGCGCCGCCTCGGGCGAAAGCAAAGGGGCTAG
- a CDS encoding ABC transporter permease, translating to MASLDPMDNAWRPWRLLAPALSAIFLLLVVPVAFIVVYSFWLRTATGADIAGFHLDNWIEVLTDPFYRDIMGFTIWIAFATTVICAIAGYIPAYFIATTQFKHKAFLLLLLMLPFWISYIIRTMSWINILGSSGIVNAALIWIGLTDEPIQMLYNQWTVIVGLVHFLLPFMILNIYVSLYGIDRNLVDAARSLGCTGWQAFREVTLPLSLPGLAAGSLLCFVLGAGTYITPLVLGGPTDAMFANLVFDAIITQLNWPLGSALSLVLLILLGCVVAVYNRFAGMGQIAKSFG from the coding sequence ATGGCTTCGCTCGATCCGATGGACAATGCCTGGCGGCCGTGGCGGCTGCTGGCACCGGCGCTCAGTGCCATCTTTCTGCTGCTGGTCGTGCCGGTCGCGTTCATCGTCGTCTATTCCTTCTGGCTGCGCACGGCGACAGGCGCGGATATCGCCGGCTTCCATCTCGACAACTGGATCGAGGTTCTGACCGACCCGTTCTATCGCGACATCATGGGGTTCACGATCTGGATCGCCTTCGCGACGACCGTGATCTGCGCGATCGCCGGTTACATTCCCGCCTATTTCATCGCGACGACACAGTTCAAGCACAAGGCATTCCTGCTGTTGCTGCTGATGCTGCCGTTCTGGATCAGCTACATCATCCGCACGATGTCCTGGATAAATATTCTGGGTTCCAGCGGGATCGTGAACGCGGCGCTGATCTGGATCGGGCTGACCGACGAGCCGATACAGATGCTCTACAATCAATGGACCGTGATCGTCGGGCTGGTGCATTTCCTGCTGCCCTTCATGATCCTGAACATCTATGTCAGCCTCTACGGCATCGACCGGAACCTCGTCGACGCGGCCCGCTCCCTCGGCTGCACGGGTTGGCAGGCGTTCCGGGAGGTCACCTTGCCGCTTTCGCTGCCCGGGCTGGCCGCCGGTTCGCTGTTGTGCTTCGTGCTCGGCGCCGGCACCTACATCACCCCGCTGGTCCTGGGTGGGCCGACGGATGCGATGTTCGCCAATTTGGTCTTCGACGCGATCATCACCCAGTTGAACTGGCCGCTTGGCTCGGCGCTGTCGCTTGTCCTGCTGATCCTGCTCGGCTGTGTCGTCGCGGTCTACAACCGCTTCGCTGGCATGGGCCAGATCGCCAAGAGCTTCGGATAG